From the genome of Longispora fulva:
GCGAGAAACTGATCCCTCTTGATCGGCATGCCCGGCGGATACGTCGACAGGACCATCCCCGTCGCAACGATCTTGTCGCGCAACGCATGGTTCTCAGGTGGGTAGACGATGTCATGGCCACTGGCGATCACTGCCACCGTGCGATAACCGGCTTCAAGAGCCGCAGTGTGCGCGGCAGCGTCAATCTCGCGCCAGACCCGACACCACTGTCACGCCATTGTTGACCAAAGTCCGTGCGATGACTCCTGCCACATGAAGTCGGTCCGACTCAGCGTCGCGTGACCCGACAACAGCGATCGCCATAGCGTCCGGCTCTACCGCGCCCTGCGTAAACACGATCGGGGGCATCTGCTTGATGGACCGCAGGCGCGTGGGGTACTCCTCGTCGACCGGAAACGCGCCGACGTGTGCACGAACCTCCGACATCCTTACCGGGCAAAACGGTATGATTAGGTGTTGATCTTCGCGAGGAGGCTTCACTGGTGAACGCATCCGCAGAGGTCGCGATCCGGGTGTCGGGGCTGGCCAAGCGGTTCGGCCAGGTGGTGGCCCTCGACGGCGTCGACTTCGAAGTCGACGCCGGGACGATCTTCGCACTGCTCGGCCCGAACGGCGCCGGCAAGACCACCGCGATCCGGATCCTGGCGACGATCCTGCGCCCCGACGCCGGGCGCGCCGAGGTGCTCGGCCACGACGTGGTCGGCGATCCGCGGTCCGTGCGGTTCCAGATCGGCCTCGCCGGGCAGAACGCCGCCGTCGACCCCAACCTCACCGGCAGGGAGAATCTGCGGTTGATCGGCCGACTCGCCCAGCTCCCGGGCAGGGTGGCCTCGGCGCGCGCCGACGAGCTGCTCGACGTGTTCGACCTCGTGGGCGCCGCCGACCGCACCGTCAAAACGTACTCCGGCGGCATGCGGCGTCGGCTGGACGTCGCGGCGGCCCTCGTGCAACGGCCGCCCGTGCTGTTCCTCGACGAACCCACCACCGGGCTCGACATCCAGAGCCGCACCGACCTGTGGCAGGTGATCCGGGAACTCGTGGCCGACGGGGCGACGATCCTGCTCACCACCCAGTACCTCGAGGAGGCCGACCGGCTCGCCGACCGGATCGCGGTCGTGGACCTCGGTCGGGTGATCGCGAACGACACCCCGGCCGCCCTCAAGGCGCGGATGGGCGCCACCGTCGTGGAGTTCACCCTCTCCTCCGCCGAGGCCGCCACCCAGGCCAGGGCCCGGATCGCGGCGGCGGGCATCGACCACGTGGAACTCGAGGGTACGAGCCTGCGGGTCACCTCCGACGGCGCCCCCACCGTCATCATGGAGCTGCTCCGGGTCCTCGACGGCGACGGGATAAGGCCCACCGGTCTGACCGTCCGCGAACCCAGCCTCGATGACGTGTTCCTGTCCCTGACCGGCCGGCACGCCGTACCCGACGGAGGTGAGCCATGAACGCGCGGCGGCCCCACGGCGGGATCGTGCTCGGCGCGGTCCGCGACACACTCGCCATCACCGGGCGGAATCTGATCGCGTTCCGTCGGGTACCCCAGCTGATGGTGTTCACCTTCATCCAACCGGTGATCTTCGTACTGCTGTTCCGGTACGTGTTCGGCGGCGCGATCCGGGGCGCCGGCACGTCCTACGTGAACTACCTGATGCCCGGCATCTTCGTGCAGGTCGTCGTGTTCGGCTCGATGGCCACCGCCGTCGGCCTCGCCTCGGACATGCGCAGCGGACTCCTGGAACGGTTCCGCGCCCTGCCCATGGCGCGCTCCGCGGTGCTCGCCGGCCGGACCCTCGCCGACCTGACCCGCAACATGTTCGTCGTGGTACTCATCGCCGTCGTCGGGTTCCTGGTCGGCTTCCGGGTACACGGGACCGTCGGGCGATTCCTCGCCGGGATGGGGCTGGTGCTGCTGTTCGCGTACACCCTGTCGTGGGTCCTGGCCACGCTCGGCATGGCCGTGGGCGACCCCGAGAGCGCCCAGGCCGCGGCCTTCCCCATCATCGCGCCCCTCGTGTTCGCCTCCTCGATCTTCATCCCGGTGCACACCATGCCCGGCTGGCTGCAGCCGTTCGCCGAGCACCAGCCCGTGTCCGTGACCGCCTCGGCGGTGCGCGCGCTGATGGAGGGCGGCGCCGCGACCAGCTATGTCGTGCAGTCCGTCGCCTGGTGCCTGGGCATCCTGGCGATCTGCGCCCCGCTGGCCGTCTGGCGCTACCGCCGCACCGTGTGAGCCCGTCGCGGCGGTCGACACCCCGCTCGCCCTCAGTCCGACCAGTCACCACGCGCATCGGAACCGTCCAGCGAGGCAAGCCGAACGCCGGCCGCTCGGCATGGGACGGCACCGAACGGCTGCGGTCATCGGCGGTCCGACCCAAGGCGATGTGCCGGCCCGATCGCCGGTCACGGCGTAAATTGTGAGCGTGACCGCCCCCGAAACCCGACCTGCCTATCAGGCAATGTCCGTGTCCAGATTGAGCAAGTTCCTGAGTGATACGGATGAACCGACGCGGTGGCGACTCGTGGCGGAGTTCCTCAAGGAGTATCGCTGGGAGCCCCGGGAGACACGGCACGAACTTCTGGCCGACGAGCCGCCCGGTACAGGCGACGACCGCTGGGACGTGCTGCTCGCAGCCCTGGCCGAGCACCTGACGTCACGTGACGGTCGAAAGGCCCCGGCCTGGGCAGACCAAAGACACCTTCGGCGGTTCTGGTTTCCCTACAACACCCCTGCGGCCAGGGTAGACGCGTTCGTCCACGCCCCAGCGGCTTTCCGTAGCCGCGGAGTATTTCTCGCCGACCACGAGTTGGACGTCGCTTGAGCGGCGACACGCCATTGCTCGACCGCGCCGGAATCGAAGATGCTCCGCAGACTCGGCGATCGCCTCGCGCGCAGGGCCGCCGTCGCGGATCTTTGCGTGTTCGGTAGCGCTGATAACCAGACAGAGCCCCGAACGAGTTCGACCAAGTCGAAGGACCGGCCGGCGGGTGGCCGACCGCGACTCGCGCTACCACCCACCGCACCGTGTGAGCGGACCGGCGGCATGAGAGCCGCTGCGGGTGGCTCACCGGTGCGCCGAGGACAGCCACGGGTCGCGGACGCCGGGAACTACAGCGCCACGAACTCACCGGTGCGCTCGTACCCCTCCACCAGGCGCAACGACTTGTCCACCGAGGGCGAACGCGGCGTGGGCAGCCGCTCGGGGTCGAACCAGCCGGCGTCGGTGCTCTCGTCGGTTTGCGTCACCAGCTCGCCCGTCCACGCCGTGGCGAGGAAGACCGTGATGTGGAACTGGTACGTGTGGCCCCACTGGTTGGTCCCCGTGAAGTCGGCACCACTCAGGATCGCGATCGGCGTCAGCGCCGTCGGCGTCAGGCCGGTCTCCTCCCACACCTCGCGGACCGCGCACTCCCGCACCGAGTCGCCCAGCTCCATGCCCCCTGCCGGGACCGCCCACAGGCCGTTGTCGCTGCGCTTGATCAGCAGGATCCGCCCTCGGTCGTCGCGCAGCACACACCGCGCGCCGACCATGATCAGCACCTCCGCGTCGCCCGCCATCGCCCGCAGCCTGCCGTGATAGGACTCCGCCCAACTCATGTCGTCGAGCTTAGCCACGGTCGCGCCCGATCCGACCACAGTCGCGACGGGCGGTGACGCCACAATGGATCTTGACACCCTATGTAGAGTTCCGAGTATGACTCAAGGAGTGCGGATCACAACCGCCGTGGTGAAGGTGCTCGCCGCCTTCCTGGCGGACCCGACCGCCGACCGCTACGGCCTGGACCTGATCCACGTCACCGGACTGCCCAGCGGCACGCTGTACCCGATCCTGGTCCGCCTGCAGCGGGCCGGCTGGGTCGACGCCGCATGGGAGCAGGTCGACCCGTCGGAGGCCGGCAGGCCGC
Proteins encoded in this window:
- a CDS encoding DNA-processing protein DprA, whose translation is MRSPVKPPREDQHLIIPFCPVRMSEVRAHVGAFPVDEEYPTRLRSIKQMPPIVFTQGAVEPDAMAIAVVGSRDAESDRLHVAGVIARTLVNNGVTVVSGLARD
- a CDS encoding ABC transporter permease, coding for MNARRPHGGIVLGAVRDTLAITGRNLIAFRRVPQLMVFTFIQPVIFVLLFRYVFGGAIRGAGTSYVNYLMPGIFVQVVVFGSMATAVGLASDMRSGLLERFRALPMARSAVLAGRTLADLTRNMFVVVLIAVVGFLVGFRVHGTVGRFLAGMGLVLLFAYTLSWVLATLGMAVGDPESAQAAAFPIIAPLVFASSIFIPVHTMPGWLQPFAEHQPVSVTASAVRALMEGGAATSYVVQSVAWCLGILAICAPLAVWRYRRTV
- a CDS encoding NUDIX domain-containing protein → MSWAESYHGRLRAMAGDAEVLIMVGARCVLRDDRGRILLIKRSDNGLWAVPAGGMELGDSVRECAVREVWEETGLTPTALTPIAILSGADFTGTNQWGHTYQFHITVFLATAWTGELVTQTDESTDAGWFDPERLPTPRSPSVDKSLRLVEGYERTGEFVAL
- a CDS encoding ATP-binding cassette domain-containing protein — its product is MNASAEVAIRVSGLAKRFGQVVALDGVDFEVDAGTIFALLGPNGAGKTTAIRILATILRPDAGRAEVLGHDVVGDPRSVRFQIGLAGQNAAVDPNLTGRENLRLIGRLAQLPGRVASARADELLDVFDLVGAADRTVKTYSGGMRRRLDVAAALVQRPPVLFLDEPTTGLDIQSRTDLWQVIRELVADGATILLTTQYLEEADRLADRIAVVDLGRVIANDTPAALKARMGATVVEFTLSSAEAATQARARIAAAGIDHVELEGTSLRVTSDGAPTVIMELLRVLDGDGIRPTGLTVREPSLDDVFLSLTGRHAVPDGGEP
- a CDS encoding PadR family transcriptional regulator; amino-acid sequence: MTQGVRITTAVVKVLAAFLADPTADRYGLDLIHVTGLPSGTLYPILVRLQRAGWVDAAWEQVDPSEAGRPPRRYYQLTAQGVADARHELAALHSQLYRATGALGKPRTT